Proteins from a single region of Hordeum vulgare subsp. vulgare chromosome 6H, MorexV3_pseudomolecules_assembly, whole genome shotgun sequence:
- the LOC123405560 gene encoding uncharacterized protein LOC123405560, whose translation MARSENIPRSPAPGLASPVPLFLLLQRNSRPFFSSPHQSGELPVPSDKTPGDRGPAHPHAASTPTRTPPARPAHSTLRSGPARPLFAAPAVAAGATGHHWSWLRCKEARVFAAPSPPSDSASPSRTSRATWLEGWPSPLRYRPDPSSTSPGAREASQDGFSVRMDPASGWIRDRIQGNTMCSFPGNAMCVLAMIPYCQWELVISLVFLVNDFLIDMFGDIKMWAFRGHFEGYGKFLHGYLSGWFQSSFEDFNISQQEECCVWYYS comes from the exons ATGGCGAGATCTG AAAATATCCCCCGCAGTCCCGCACCCGGCCTCGCATCCCCAGTTCCCCTCTTCTTGCTCCTGCAAAGAAATAGCCGCCCCTTCTTCTCATCTCCCCATCAGTCCGGCGAGCTCCCCGTCCCTTCCGACAAAACCCCCGGCGACCGCGGCCCAGCCCACCCCCATGCTGCTTCCACGCCGACACGCACGCCGCCCGCTCGCCCCGCGCACTCCACCCTACGCTCCGGCCCCGCCCGACCGCTCTTCGCCGCACCTGCTGTAGCCGCCGGCGCGACCGGCCACCACTGGTCGTGGCTGCGCTGCAAAGAAGCTAGGGttttcgccgcgccgtcgcctccgtcGGACTCCGCCTCCCCGTCGCGGACATCTCGGGCGACATGGCTGGAGGGTTGGCCCTCTCCCCTTCGTTATAGACCAGATCCGTCAAGCACGTCTCCTGGCGCACGGGAAG CTTCCCAGGATGGATTCAGCGTGAGGATGGATCCTGCGTCAGGATGGATTCGAGATCGGATCCAAG GAAATACAATGTGTTCTTTTCCAGGCAATGCTATGTGTGTTTTAGCCATGATCCCTTACTGCCAGTGGGAGTTAGTAATCTCTCTAGTATTTTTG GTAAATGATTTCCTAATTGACATGTTTGGAGACATTAAGATGTGGGCGTTTAGAGGTCACTTCGAAGGTTATGGGAAATTTTTGCACGGATATCTTTCAG GCTGGTTCCAAAGTAGTTTTGAAGACTTCAACATATCCCAACAAGAGGAATGTTGCGTATGGTACTATTCGTAG